In a single window of the Salmo trutta chromosome 23, fSalTru1.1, whole genome shotgun sequence genome:
- the LOC115159351 gene encoding ran-binding protein 3-like isoform X1, whose protein sequence is MRGNLSPNEDISAYYSMMPVSDFHENIPCTVEPAESVCGAAGPVTSRPRRGNTSLAQDGGCAQDVAEELKEQTVLAPPMFIFQKKTPSMKRSAERWEEGSVMGISPNKRVRSLTYPNPNNRTRKGSCDGSRRVRSSALAFPPRPPVSRSNVFMPSNLCNQTNISQNTVSPLNRVRRSLLQPARLLVPQPWNISSQPHLSEVSHDLSDDCCSVTTDHSSTVSGLHLKTSPQVHRASWCQRHGLVPSRDSEPADLSADLWFTLHRSKADTITSDRVQFVFGENMGARVLRPQKLPSSEHSDCSSSNSESSTFESSHKGAVWSSLRESAAAYTESCGRQRVLRRVQLFTGEEKESNVVQLTCRLFVLEKGTQAWNERGRGVLRLNDLTSGTKGGLQSRIVMRHQGSLKVILNTKLWPHTHLRRPARRNLQVTATDVETQAVRVFLIQASARDVARLYVAIHHRLVALRASAAGRDAGAAGGRIREGHCNSENEEEEEQEQEEQRQRQEREGLLVTRLRPVDCDWIHSKPRLESW, encoded by the exons ATGAGAGGGAATCTTTCCCCGAACGAAGATATTTCAGCGTATTATTCAATGATGCCTGTCTCGGACTTCCATGAAAATATTCCCTGTACGGTGGAGCCCgcggagagtgtgtgtggagcgGCAGGACCTGTCACCTCCAGACCGCGGAGGGGGAATACCTCTCTGGCGCAGGATGGAGGATGCGCGCAGGACGTAGCTGAAGAGTTAAAGG AACAAACGGTGCTTGCCCCACCAATGTTCATCTTTCAAAAGAAAACCCCATCCATGAAG AGAAGcgcagagagatgggaggagggctCAG TTATGGGAATCAGTCCAAACAAACGAGTCAGATCCCTCACCTACCCGAACCCTAACAACAGAACCAGGAAAG GCTCCTGTGACGGCAGTAGACGAGTGCGATCAAGTGCTCTCGCTTTTCCCCCGCGTCCTCCAG TCTCAAGATCAAATGTCTTCATGCCCTCAAATCTCTGCAACCAGACCAACATTTCCCAAAACACAG TGTCACCTCTGAACAGGGTCAGAAGGTCATTACTTCAGCCTGCACGTCTCCTCGTCCCTCAGCCCTGGAACATCTCCTCACAGCCACACCTCTCTGAG GTCAGCCATGACCTTTCAGACGATTGCTGCAGCGTCACAACTGACCACTCCTCCACTGTGAGTGGATTACATCTGAAGACGTCCCCTCAAGTTCACAG AGCTTCGTGGTGTCAGAGACACGGTTTAGTTCCCAGCAGGGATTCTGAACCTGCTGACCTCTCTGCTGACCTCTGGTTCACCCTCCACAGATCGAAGGCAGACACTATTACCTCAGACAGGGTCCAGTTTGTATTTGGGGAAAACATGGGCGCGAGAGTTTTG AGACCACAGAAATTGCCCAGCAGTGAACATTCTGATTGCAGCTCCTCTAATTCTGAGTCCTCCACCTTTGAGTCAAGTCATAAAG GTGCTGTGTGGAGCAGCCTGAGGGAGTCTGCTGCAGCTTACACAGAGTCCTGTGGGAGGCAGCGTGTGCTCAGGCGGGTTCAGCTGTTCAccggggaggagaaggagagcaaTGTGGTCCAG CTGACCTGCAGACTGTTTGTTCTGGAAAAAGGAACTCAGGCATGGAATGAGCGAGGGAGAGGAGTCCTGCGACTCAATGATCTAACGTCAGGGACCAAAGGAGGGCTGCAGTCCAGGATAG TGATGAGGCACCAGGGCAGTCTGAAAGTCATCCTCAACACTAAGCTCTGGCCCCACACACACCTGCGTCGCCCCGCCCGTCGGAACCTCCAGGTGACGGCCACCGACGTGGAGACCCAGGCGGTCCGGGTGTTCCTCATCCAGGCCAGCGCCAGGGACGTGGCTCGCCTCTACGTAGCCATCCACCATCGGCTGGTAGCCCTACGGGCCAGTGCTGCTGGGAGGGATGCAGGGGCTGCAGGGGGCAGGATCAGGGAGGGACACTGCAACAGTgagaatgaggaagaggaggagcaggagcaggaagaGCAGAGACAACGGCAAGAACGAGAAGGGCTGCTAGTGACACGATTGCGACCTG TGGATTGTGATTGGATACACAGTAAACCCAGATTGGAATCTTGGTGA
- the LOC115159351 gene encoding ran-binding protein 3-like isoform X2 translates to MRGNLSPNEDISAYYSMMPVSDFHENIPCTVEPAESVCGAAGPVTSRPRRGNTSLAQDGGCAQDVAEELKEQTVLAPPMFIFQKKTPSMKRSAERWEEGSVMGISPNKRVRSLTYPNPNNRTRKGSCDGSRRVRSSALAFPPRPPVSRSNVFMPSNLCNQTNISQNTVSPLNRVRRSLLQPARLLVPQPWNISSQPHLSEVSHDLSDDCCSVTTDHSSTVSGLHLKTSPQVHRSKADTITSDRVQFVFGENMGARVLRPQKLPSSEHSDCSSSNSESSTFESSHKGAVWSSLRESAAAYTESCGRQRVLRRVQLFTGEEKESNVVQLTCRLFVLEKGTQAWNERGRGVLRLNDLTSGTKGGLQSRIVMRHQGSLKVILNTKLWPHTHLRRPARRNLQVTATDVETQAVRVFLIQASARDVARLYVAIHHRLVALRASAAGRDAGAAGGRIREGHCNSENEEEEEQEQEEQRQRQEREGLLVTRLRPVDCDWIHSKPRLESW, encoded by the exons ATGAGAGGGAATCTTTCCCCGAACGAAGATATTTCAGCGTATTATTCAATGATGCCTGTCTCGGACTTCCATGAAAATATTCCCTGTACGGTGGAGCCCgcggagagtgtgtgtggagcgGCAGGACCTGTCACCTCCAGACCGCGGAGGGGGAATACCTCTCTGGCGCAGGATGGAGGATGCGCGCAGGACGTAGCTGAAGAGTTAAAGG AACAAACGGTGCTTGCCCCACCAATGTTCATCTTTCAAAAGAAAACCCCATCCATGAAG AGAAGcgcagagagatgggaggagggctCAG TTATGGGAATCAGTCCAAACAAACGAGTCAGATCCCTCACCTACCCGAACCCTAACAACAGAACCAGGAAAG GCTCCTGTGACGGCAGTAGACGAGTGCGATCAAGTGCTCTCGCTTTTCCCCCGCGTCCTCCAG TCTCAAGATCAAATGTCTTCATGCCCTCAAATCTCTGCAACCAGACCAACATTTCCCAAAACACAG TGTCACCTCTGAACAGGGTCAGAAGGTCATTACTTCAGCCTGCACGTCTCCTCGTCCCTCAGCCCTGGAACATCTCCTCACAGCCACACCTCTCTGAG GTCAGCCATGACCTTTCAGACGATTGCTGCAGCGTCACAACTGACCACTCCTCCACTGTGAGTGGATTACATCTGAAGACGTCCCCTCAAGTTCACAG ATCGAAGGCAGACACTATTACCTCAGACAGGGTCCAGTTTGTATTTGGGGAAAACATGGGCGCGAGAGTTTTG AGACCACAGAAATTGCCCAGCAGTGAACATTCTGATTGCAGCTCCTCTAATTCTGAGTCCTCCACCTTTGAGTCAAGTCATAAAG GTGCTGTGTGGAGCAGCCTGAGGGAGTCTGCTGCAGCTTACACAGAGTCCTGTGGGAGGCAGCGTGTGCTCAGGCGGGTTCAGCTGTTCAccggggaggagaaggagagcaaTGTGGTCCAG CTGACCTGCAGACTGTTTGTTCTGGAAAAAGGAACTCAGGCATGGAATGAGCGAGGGAGAGGAGTCCTGCGACTCAATGATCTAACGTCAGGGACCAAAGGAGGGCTGCAGTCCAGGATAG TGATGAGGCACCAGGGCAGTCTGAAAGTCATCCTCAACACTAAGCTCTGGCCCCACACACACCTGCGTCGCCCCGCCCGTCGGAACCTCCAGGTGACGGCCACCGACGTGGAGACCCAGGCGGTCCGGGTGTTCCTCATCCAGGCCAGCGCCAGGGACGTGGCTCGCCTCTACGTAGCCATCCACCATCGGCTGGTAGCCCTACGGGCCAGTGCTGCTGGGAGGGATGCAGGGGCTGCAGGGGGCAGGATCAGGGAGGGACACTGCAACAGTgagaatgaggaagaggaggagcaggagcaggaagaGCAGAGACAACGGCAAGAACGAGAAGGGCTGCTAGTGACACGATTGCGACCTG TGGATTGTGATTGGATACACAGTAAACCCAGATTGGAATCTTGGTGA